In Juglans microcarpa x Juglans regia isolate MS1-56 chromosome 4S, Jm3101_v1.0, whole genome shotgun sequence, a single window of DNA contains:
- the LOC121262512 gene encoding uncharacterized protein LOC121262512 isoform X1, whose protein sequence is MVETRRSSSSSKRALSSPPPTTTKRSKVSEASSSTNDVGSAPLAEDLGPVKESGFEPGEPELQSPDLLNTGSPKPAGACDADECADFDVQGEVLVSPLSLGGASVDAENSKAAGMALRAKKRLTKLTKSSSEIAWGKLISQCSQNPHREMRDATFTVGQGSRCNLLLEDPSISDNLCRLRHIEREGSSVTLLEITGRKGAVQVNGKIYRKNSSVILSGGDEVVFTPSGKHAYIFQQLTSDNLTTPVSILEAHSASMKGIHIEARSGDPSAVAGASILASLSNLPKELSLLQAPAKTGENVEQNTEMSILPSGCGGSDGHTPDIDMKDSANDNGLAGISSRKKTVVPSPDAANENPNLTSLGLDPFMDAIIGKAPAANYELRPLLRMLAGSSSSDFDLSGSISKRLDERREMRELLKDFDSPSILMSTRRQAYKDRLQLGILNPDKIEVSFDSFPYYLSDTTKDVLIASAYVHLKCKKFVKYASDLPTVSARILLSGPAGSEIYQETLAKALAKHFGARLLIVDSLLLPGGPTKDSDSVKEAFRTERASFFVKRAAQAAGFQHKKPASSVEANITGGSTLSSQAMPKQEASTASSKSTTLKAGDRVKFVGTLPSGVSPLQNGPLSRGPTTGSRGKVVLAFEENGNSKIGVRFDKSIPDGNNLGGLCEDDHGFFCSANSLQRLDGFGGDDIDKLAINELFEVASKESKTSPLILFMKEIEKALVGSSDSYTVLKNKLENLLENVVIIGSHTQMDSRKEKSHPGGLLFTKFGSNQTALLDLAFPDNFGRMHDRSKETPKTMKQLTRLFPNKVMIQLPQDETLLSDWKQQLERDVETLKAQSNIVSFRLVLNRIGLECPDLETLCIKDQALTTESVEKIVGWALSNQFMHHSQVSVKDAKLVISSESIKYGLNILQSIQNENKSLKKSLKDVVTENEFEKKLLADVIPPSDIGVTFDNIGALENVKDTLKELVMLPLQRPELFCKGQLTKPCKGILLFGPPGTGKTMLAKAVATEAGANFINISMSSITSKWFGEGEKYVKAVFSLASKIAPSVVFVDEVDSMLGRRENPGEHEAMRKMKNEFMVNWDGLRTKDKERVLVLAATNRPFDLDEAVIRRLPRRLMVNLPDASNREKILGVILAKEELSPDVDLETIANMTDGYSGSDLKNLCVTAAHCPIREILGKEKKEKNAALAENKPLPALHSSADVRPLKMEDFKYAHEQVCASVSSESTNMNELLQWNDLYGEGGSRKKRSLSYFM, encoded by the exons ATGGTTGAAACCAGACGcagctcttcttcttccaaacGCGCCCTCTCCTCCCCTCCTCCCACCACCACCAAACGATCCAAG GTGTCCGAGGCGTCCTCGTCAACCAATGATGTTGGGAGTGCTCCGTTGGCGGAGGATTTGGGCCCGGTAAAGGAATCCGGGTTTGAACCTGGAGAGCCGGAGCTACAATCCCCTGATCTGCTGAACACCGGCTCGCCGAAGCCCGCTGGCGCATGCGACGCGGATGAATGTGCGGATTTCGATGTCCAAGGTGAGGTCTTGGTGTCGCCGCTTTCTTTAG GTGGAGCTTCCGTGGATGCCGAGAACTCGAAGGCGGCCGGTATGGCGCTACGGGCAAAGAAGCGCCTGACAAAACTGACAAAATCGAGTTCGGAAATTGCGTGGGGAAAGCTTATATCCCAGTGCTCTCAG AACCCTCACCGGGAAATGCGTGATGCTACCTTCACTGTTGGTCAAGGCAGTCGATGCAATTTGTTGCTTGAAGATCCATCCATTAGTGATAATTTGTGTAGATTGAGGCATATAGAG CGTGAAGGTTCATCTGTTACATTACTGGAAATCACAGGGCGCAAAGGTGCTGTGCAAGTAAATGGCaagatttatagaaaaaattctAGTGTCATTCTAAGTGGAGGTGATGAGGTCGTCTTCACTCCTTCTGGAAAACATGCCTAT ATCTTTCAACAGCTCACCAGTGATAATTTAACTACTCCTGTAAGCATATTAGAAGCGCATAGTGCTTCAATGAAGGGGATTCATATTGAGGCAAGATCTGGGGACCCCTCAGCTGTTGCGGGAGCATCAATTTTAGCATCTTTGTCAAATCTTCCAAAAGAGTTATCCTTACTTCAGGCACCTGCAAAAACTGGTGAGAATGTGGAGCAGAACACTGAGATGTCCATACTACCTTCTGGCTGTGGAGGATCAGATGGTCATACCCCAGATATTGACATGAAGGATAGTGCTAATGACAATGGTCTTGCTGGTATTTCGTCTAGAAAGAAAACTGTTGTCCCATCCCCTGATGCTGCCAATGAAAATCCCAATCTTACTAGTCTTGGATTGGATCCTTTTATGGACGCAATCATTGGAAAGGCCCCTGCAGCGAATTATGAATTGAGGCCTCTCTTGCGGATGCTTGCTGGTTCATCTTCTTCAGATTTTGATTTGAGTGGCAGCATCTCTAAAAGACTTGATGAGCGAAGGGAAATGAGAGAACTCCTTAAGGATTTTGATTCTCCATCAATTTTGATGTCGACTAGGAGGCAAGCATATAAAGATAGATTACAACTAGGAATTCTCAATCCTGACAAGATTGAAGTTTCGTTTGATAGTTTCCCATATTACTTGAG TGACACAACGAAGGATGTTTTGATTGCTTCAGCATATGTTCATTTGAAGTGTAAGAAATTTGTTAAATACGCCTCAGACCTACCTACTGTGTCCGCACGCATATTATTATCTGGTCCTGCAG gtTCGGAGATATATCAAGAAACTCTGGCAAAGGCACTTGCCAAACATTTTGGTGCTAGACTATTAATtgttgattctcttctattgcCTGGC GGACCAACCAAAGATTCTGACTCTGTGAAAGAAGCTTTTAGGACTGAACGAGCATCATTTTTTGTTAAACGAGCTGCACAGGCTGCTGGGTTTCAGCATAAGAAACCAGCTTCTAGCGTTGAGGCCAATATTACAGGTGGTTCCACATTAAGCTCTCAGGCTATGCCGAAGCAGGAAGCATCCACTGCATCATCAAAAAGCACTACACTCAAAGCAG GTGATAGAGTAAAATTTGTGGGTACATTACCTTCTGGAGTTTCGCCACTGCAAAATGGTCCGTTAAG CAGGGGACCAACAACTGGTTCTCGAGGCAAAGTTGTTCttgcttttgaagaaaatggTAATTCAAAAATTGGGGTCAGATTTGATAAATCAATTCCGGATGGAAACAATCTTGGTGGCCTCTGTGAAGATGATCATGGCTTCTTTTGTTCTg CCAATAGTTTACAACGCTTAGATGGTTTTGGAGGTGATGACATTGACAAGCTTGCTATTAATGAACTCTTCGAG GTTGCATCAAAAGAAAGTAAAACCAGCCCGTTAATATTGTTCATGAAAGAGATAGAAAAGGCTTTGGTGGGTAGCTCAGATTCATATACAGTCTTAAAGAACAAGCTTGAAAATTTGCTGGAGAATGTTGTGATAATTGGCTCCCATACCCAGATGGACAGTCGTAAGGAGAAG TCCCATCCTGGTGGACTTCTATTCACAAAGTTTGGAAGCAACCAGACAGCTTTGCTTGATCTTGCCTTTCCG GATAACTTTGGTAGAATGCATGATAGGAGCAAAGAAACCCCAAAAACAATGAAGCAACTCACTCGACTCTTTCCCAACAAAGTGATGATACAGCTGCCTCAG GATGAAACTTTACTTTCGGACTGGAAGCAACAGTTGGAGCGTGATGTTGAAACTCTGAAAGCTCAATCAAATATTGTCAGCTTTCGTTTA GTTCTCAACCGAATTGGCTTGGAGTGCCCTGACCTTGAAACTTTGTGTATTAAAGATCAAGCCCTTACTACTGAAA GTGTGGAGAAAATAGTAGGATGGGCTCTAAGTAACCAATTTATGCATCATTCTCAAGTGTCAGTCAAAGATGCTAAACTTGTGATTTCTTCTGAGAG CATTAAGTATGGGCTGAACATTCTGCAGAGCattcaaaatgaaaacaagAGCTTGAAGAAATCACTTAAG GATGTGGTCACCGAGAATGAATTTGAGAAGAAACTTCTTGCCGATGTTATTCCACCAAGTGACATTGGGGTTACATTTGATAATATTGGGGCTTTAGAAAATGTAAAGGATACTCTGAAGGAATTGGTGATGCTTCCTCTTCAGAGGCCTGAATTGTTTTGTAAAGGACAGCTGACTAAG CCTTGCAAGGGAATATTACTCTTTGGGCCTCCTGGTACTGGGAAAACAATGCTTGCCAAGGCAGTTGCAACTGAGGCCGGTGCAAACTTTATTAACATATCAATGTCAAGCATTACTTCAAAG TGGTTTGGCGAAGGGGAGAAGTATGTCAAAGCAGTTTTTTCTCTAGCAAGTAAAATTGCTCCTAGTGTTGTTTTTGTTGATGAG GTTGATAGCATGCTAGGGAGACGGGAAAATCCTGGAGAGCATGAGGCTATGCGTAAAATGAAGAATGAGTTTATGGTGAATTGGGATGGTCTGCGTACAAAGGATAAGGAGCGTGTGCTGGTACTTGCTGCTACCAATAGGCCTTTTGACCTTGACGAGGCTGTTATTAGGAGGCTTCCCCGGAG ATTGATGGTCAATCTTCCAGATGCCTCAAACAGAGAAAAAATTCTTGGAGTCATTTTAGCAAAAGAAGAGCTGTCACCTGATGTTGATCTGGAAACAATTGCAAATATGACAGATGGTTATTCTGGGAGTGACCTAAAG AATCTATGTGTGACTGCGGCACATTGTCCCATTAGAGAAATTTTGGGGAAGGAAAAGAAG GAAAAGAATGCGGCCTTGGCAGAGAACAAACCTTTACCTGCATTGCATAGTAGTGCTGACGTTCGTCCTCTGAAGATGGAGGATTTCAAATATGCACATGAGCAG GTGTGTGCAAGTGTGTCATCAGAGTCTACAAATATGAACGAACTCCTGCAGTGGAATGACCTCTATGGAGAAGGTGGATCAAGGAAGAAGAGATCTTTAAGCTATTTCATGTAG